aaaaagattttaaaaataatttgaaaatcacAATACTAACCATTGAAAGTTGAAATCgggtatgatttaaaaatatttttgaaatcataATTAGTAACtatgattctaaaaaaaaattataaaatcaattcgtaattatgattttaaggatatttttgaaatttttaaaaccatttcgTTATGAAGGAAGGTTTTTtacactaaaaataaaattcatgtgGATAATAATTACGTGGATAGAAAACACtattgtgaaaaatattttgggaGGGACACTATTCccactaatatttttttgaagaattattttagACTTAAACTCAATTTTAACGTGAAAAGGGTGGGTCAATCGGAGAGATACACGGAGACTGTTTTGGGAGGGACACTATtcccactattttttttttggaaggattattttggaattaaacTCAGTTTTAACGTCAAAAGGGAGGGTCAACCAGGTCTCCCACAGAGATACACAGAGACTGCCTATGGTTTCGTGCCCTCAACTACTGCTATCTCTCACTCAATAACAATTTCGTGCCCTCAGCTACACTCAATAACAATACCAATATATAATTATGTGGGTTCTACACTCATGAGTCATGACCACTATAAATGGCTAGGGTACCCGCATTGACCACAAGCATTCAGTATACTCAGCACTACCTCTTGGAAAAGCTTGTTGTTAAAGGTGTAGTAGTGCTGATGGGGTTTTGTTCTCTCTCAACCTTGGCCATGGCTGATAGGCATGGTGAGGATTCTCCATACTTTGCTGGTTGGAAAGCCTATGATCTCAACCCATATGACCTACTCTACAACCCATCTGGGATTATTCAAATGGGTCTTGCTGAGAATCAGgtaattgataattaatttcTAGCTGGTAATGTATTTTTGTGAGAGGGGTTGGGGATTGAATCAGCTTTTGTGTGCCTTTATAGGTTGGGACTGACCTATTAGAAGAGTGGCTGGAGAAGCATTCTGATATCCCTACATGGAAGGGCACTCTCACAAGCTTCAAGCAAACTGCACTGTATCAGGATTACCATGGCCTAGCTAATTTTAGAAAGGTAATAATCAAATGTGATGTTAATGGTGTCTGGCTTGTGAAGATATTAAATATTGTGGATTAATAATGTGATGCAGGCACTAGCTAACTTCATGGCAGAAGTGAGGGGAAGGAGAGTGAAGATTGATCCAGATATGATTGTTTTAACAGCCGGTGCCACCGCCGGCAATGAAATACTCACATTTTGCATTGCTGACCCCGGAGAGGCCTTGCTTGTCCCAACCCCATACTATCCAGGGTAAGCCTTTACATATATTTCtgcatgagtgatatatcctcTCATATGGATTCAGTgccttaaacttttttttttttttgttttgatttttcttttccaggTTTGATAGGGATTTGAGGTGGAGAACTGGGGTGGATATAATACCAGTGAAGTGCTATAGCTACAACAACTTTGAAGTCACACTCCCAGCCTTAGAAAAAGCCTACCAAGAAGGGTTAAGCAAGAAGCAGTCCATAAAAGCTATTCTCATAACCAACCCATCAAACCCTCTAGGCCTCACCATTTCCCCTCAAACCCTCACCATGATACTCGACTTCGCTGCTGAAAAATCTATCCATGTCATTTCTGATGAAGTTTACGCTGGAACTGTGTTTTCTTCTCAGCCCTTCACTAGCATACTTGAAATTGTCCAGAGCTCAAACAAGTATGACCCGGAAACAGTCCATGTCGTTTATAGCCTCTCCAAGGATCTTGGCCTCCCGGGCTTCCGAATTGGCGCTATCTACTCCTCAAACCCCAGAATTATCACTGCATCAAGGAGAATGTCAAGCTTCTCTCTCATATCCTCCCAAACCCAGGTGCTGCTAAAGTGCCTTCTTTCCGACTCTGGATTTATCGCAGAGTATCTTGCTACAATTAAGGAGAGACTGAAAAGGCGACACGGGGAATTCAAGAGGGGGTTGAAAGAGATAGGAATCGATTCCTTGGAAGGTAATGCAGGTCTATTCAGCTGGGTTAACTTGAGGAATTTATTGGTTTGTGATAATTGGGATGGAGAAATGAAGCTATGGAGAGTAATTCTTGAAGAAATCGGCTTGAACGTGAGCCCAGGATGCTCATTCCACTGCGAAGAACCGGGATGGTTTAGGGTTTGTTATGGGAATATGAGCGAAGATGAGATGAATGTTGCTCTAGGCAGGATAAAGGCATTCATGTCGGCTGGTCGAGCACAAGAAATAGCAGTACTATCCATGGGGAAAACTGATGCATTGGCGGCAGCGGAGGGGTCCAGTGGGGTTGCGGCCGCAGCCTGCACATCACTTGGGTTGGATGCAGGTGATCTACAACCAGAGCCACTTGCTCACTGAAATATGATGCCATGGTCTGAGATGTTAGTTGATCTGCATAGCTTATCCGTTTGTTTATTTAACTAGTATATTTTGGCACTCAGAATCTGTGTTTGTGAAGAAGGCTTGGTAGAGTGATTGTTTTCTAGTGAATGTCAATAGTTTGTGCTCTTAGATTCTTTGTGCATAAAAGCGCTGCAGAAGAGGgttggcatatatatatatatatatatatttttaatttctgaaGACTGAGGAGCATCTTCTTCCTAAGATAAATGGTTTAGTTGAGATTGTGTGGACCAGCTATGTCTTCCTTATGGGCACTGAAAAGGTGTTTGAACTTCTTCTGCTTACAATAACATATTCACAGGAGATCACATGACCGCAGTGTGGGCATCTCCCCTCAATCTGAATGCCAATATCACCCCCATAACTTCACCAAGATGATGGAACAACAAGCCCTAGCATTGTCCCTCGAACTCTCTTTTGGTTTCTAGTgatgttaattaattaataaactcAGCTCACCATTTATCTGTTAAACCTATACCCATATATGGACAGACAAAATTTGGATTTATATCCAATAAAACAAATGGGAAAATGTAAATTATAGAGAGATGATTCAAACCCATAACCTCCTATAAAACTAAGCTATGACAACAAATGGGGAAAATAGCTTGAACCCATGACCTCCGGTAGCACCAAAATCTGATAACAAATGGGGGAAAATGCAAATCATGGAAAGATGACTTAAACCCATAACTTCCTGTAAAACCAAGCTTTAATGCTATGTTGAAttactaattttcctaaaaaggTATTaaaagaatgagagagaaaaaaaatctataacaTAGGGTTTGCCCACATAAAATGTAGATGGTTTTGCTTGTGGCTGTTATTTTTGGGTATATATGTGTTGTATGTTATAGTATTATAACATTTGGATGTAAGTCTCCCTAGATATATCCCTGAGTTATTCAGATGTCTACGATTGAGTTAAtctaaagttttttaaaatctattttaatgataacaaaataaaggattagaaaattatataaattgaaaaacatttttggaaGCTCAagcataatttaaaaatcttgATCATGCtccattttcaaaatgtttttcatCCTAAATTTCTATAAGTGGGCcttcaaatacaaaaattttgtgAGATTTATTGGCTAAATTGATAAAAACCTATCGTTTTTAAAGCGTTTTTCAATGCCAAAAAGGTTTCCAAAGTAAAAAAGAAGGGCACATAACTATCCGGAGATGATCATTTAGTGCATGAAAGTTCACATCTTAAGACTTTCTAGTATAAGCAATTGATTGGCCGGTAAACCATTCCCATACTTAGAAGGGTGCACAATTTAGGGCAACAAGCAGTGCCCATCGGTTGAGTTGCTGATCAATTGCTTGGTCAATATAAGTGTGCAAGAGTTTGACCATTTAATCTCTCAATGGTGACTTGCAAGCTTATGGACATCATTTCTAAATCTTTCAACTCTTGAATGTTAATTCTATCGATTATTAAGAGTTTTTAATAATACTCCTTATGtgcatttatttcaaaattttcaaattttccttgATTTCACCTTTGAGCCTAACTACTTTCTTCTTTGTGATATATTCTAAGCCAACTCTTATAATCTATCATTTGTTGTATCTCCTAGCTCTATGAGACAGGGTTTCAAAGTATTTGGGAGAATACTTAAAAAGCATTTGAAGAGTTTTAGTTGAAGAAGTTCTTGCTATATATACAGTGGAAAAACCTCCAAATTTAGGAAGAAGTTGGAGTGAGTAGACGTTGCTAGGTAGTtgtcaaattattataaatcttTGTTCacatcttctctctctcttgcttATTGTTTACTTTATTGTGCTACTATTCAATTAAGCTTTTTAAATGTGTAGTGAATTCTAGCATGTTTAAAATTTGACCAACACCCAATTAGCCATCTTCTTGATATGTATAGTCAAAGTAGGTTAATTAAACTTCACTTAAACATGGATATCcatttatgaaaaatgtgaatAAGGTCTTTCTTACTCTACTTTTTGACAAAGGTATGCACTTGGATAATTGATTGTTTCActtcttttaaaagaaagaatGTATGTTTTCTTCATCATAATAATTATGCTTAGATGATCCTTCAAAGTTGTTACCCTTATTAACACGATATCTTGATGCCAACACACATGTATGAATTGGAAGCAGGGTTTTGGGAGTCCAAAATGGACTTGACATCGAGTATTTCAAAACTAATTCAAGGTTCTTTGTTTGATAGTTAGAGTTAAGCTTATTGAGGTGGGATAGACATGAGCTCATTTTGATCACAATGAGAGAGAGGAAACTATAGTGATTTTGTGACACATCATCTTTAAAGGCTTTTGCGTCATCTTTGAatgattaattaatataaaagtaaCTATTTTCTAGCACTATAAGAagactcaatttttttaccaaatgAAATTCTTGATCTCTTTGACTTGATCCTACTATCTCTCTTTCTAATTCCATTGTCTCTCACGTTACTTCACTCTCTTCTCAAACTCTTAAACTTCACCTTCACACTTAATTGATGTTCTACTATAGTTAAGAATCTGATTTCAACAAGCTTCATGTGTTAATTTAggattatattttaaattgtttttttatccaTGATAAATAGTTTGAGGttgattaaaattaacttataagatattatttgaatcaaaggaaaatgaatttataaattctctattatttaattaatagtttttctatttgttaaacataagaattaaaatcatcaaattcattaaCCTATTCAAGGAAAAacgagaatgaaaataaaatattcattttatcttattttattttatcatcttATAAATTCTCTAttatcttataaaataaaataaaattcccaGATACCAAACAttgtcttaatttattttatcttatttgcCTATGATAAAATTGACGTGTCGTGCCTAGATACCAACATTCCCTTAatacattatattttatatcatttgcCTATAATAAAAttcacctatatatatcactattattttatgatatattttataaatatttttagtttattttaaactaaaagttcatctatttttttttacaaatgagtgatatagaaaaaaaaaaaaaaagaagaaagatggaGGATAAgaatagttttatgatttatgGGTGAGTCCGTACATTTAAACTTCTAGAGcatatatagaaaaatggtaTACATGAACTTTTAGAGTGTACATGGAAAAATGGATAGATGATATATTCAACGATTTATCCTATTCTATATTTAGTTGGATAcgataaaataaaagtaatgatataatttatcttatcttattatcaaacaaatatgaaatatgatatattatctTATTTCATATCCTATACCATGTGATATCTAAGCCAAAATATGACTTAAAagatataagatataaaattacaaaagtaTATAACCATTATTtccttgtattttatttttaaagtaggCTTTTAATGTACCACATTTGAGTTCTGTTTATTTGATTAATAGGATCATTTAAGGCATTCATTTTGAAGAATGACctcctcttttgaaaatatgaaatacaatttttttggacaaaaatactcttcaataatttttaaattcctatctctcatcatatatatatatatatatgtatatatattatatcttttaatcaaatatttctttaagtTACAATTTAATAAAGATATCAACCAAAAATTAACCACATTTTGCAAGCTCtctattgaaattaaaatacataGATGATTAGTTCATTTCACTATTTTTTGTAAGGTATTTACTTCTAGCAATTAAAAATCCTGCATTAATTGCTGCTTTAACTATTATTGAGGTTGATAAGATTATGAATGATAAAATAGATACTAAGTAATGTCATTGAATTacatttagagtgtgtttgtCACTTACTCAAATTGCTTTTAATAgaagtgttttctttaaaagtttttttagaaaaattgttttttaagaaaacattacaaatgatttttcaatactagaagtgattttttttttttttagatttaaaaagtttttctttaattttgtttttttttttttttttcaaaaacacttttttggctaaaaacacttcataaaattacTATGAAATGAACTCTTAGCTTActtctttctttaattttttggtttttataggTGATGttacatttatattttcaagtcctattatttataatctaatcatatttatttgtatttttataccttaatttcatttgtttattgtttttatatatcctaattcttatttttatgtatataaaaaaaacctcaaTTAGACAGACATACATAACgatgatgatgacgatgatgaCGCTAAGTTgtaaaactttttattgaagTTAATGATCATAATCATGATGAATTGTAATATCTATCATTTGAGATGAGAATGAAAAGTGATGATGAATTGTAAAATTTTTCCTACACAAATATTGAATCCATATGTATTTATGTAATTAAAGATGATGAgttgtaaaattatttaattttaccatTGTTCACCATCATCTAAAATCAAGACTATATATGTATTTGAGTAATTAAAGATGATGAgttgtaaaattatttaattttacaattgGTCACCATAATCTAAAATGCAGACTATGTATTTGTGTAATGAaagtttgatttataaaaattttacatctcatcatatttaattacaaaaatacgtGTGGATTCATTTGCAGATGAAATGTATTCATTCTCATATGTGTTTTTGTAATTAAAGTTCGATTCATTTACACATGAAAACTTTGCATAAAGATATAATCGTGTTAATAATTAATCATCTTtttgctaaaaataaaaaaacatttgtaGAAGGAATCCAAATGCTTAATTACTCTTCCCTCTCATATTCTTGAATTATTTaccatttttaatcaaattgaaaatattatgattatgtttggttctcgaaaaatttaaataaaaatgtaagggaaagaaaataaagattaaaagtagaaggaaaataaaaaatagcttCAAACTCAATCAATTATTTTGAATGCTCTCCAAACTTATTTCATTAATATCCCTTCCTCatacaaagattaaataatttaaaatatataaattcttgacgaattttaatcaaatttgattttcttttgaatttttcacAATGGAATCAAGTattagaaaaccatttttcgtaacactttttttttctctcttcttaaTACTTTTCGACAATCAAATATAGTTTATATGATCGGTCAGGAAGAGGGattgaaaagggtttttttttaccCATCCTTTGTCTTTCTGGAATAAATTCATctggagaataaaaaaaaagatgaaaattaaaaaattaaaatttattttctcctCTTGTCCCTaattttttaggaaccaaataGATATTTTCCATATATCATCAATCAGACTAGACTAGCATAACAAAAGGGAGAAGTTTTATTTGTTCCTCATTGTCTTTAGATGAACTTGTTGTATCATTTTCTATTAAATGACAGTGGATGGAGAGAGAAgaaattaaaatcatgaaattAGTACTAAATGGAAGTGAAATTCCATTCTCATTCCATGCTATTATGTATGCAACAAAATGCCAGGAATGAGGGACAAATGGAATAATTTCCCACTCAGCAATTCCATTTCCATCAGACAAACAAACTCATTCATTTCTTTATTAATGGACTTGGTTCCAAGCACAAAATGCCAGAGAACTAATTTTTTTGTGCCATTGCACaaagagaatatatattaaaattggaAACAACACATTTCACAATCTTGTGAGGCTTAAAACTGAATTGAGCACATCTAGAAAGAGAGCTATGATTAGTACCATAAAGGAAAATTCCCAATACTACTCAATCATGAACATTGAGCACAGgaaaatcaaacaaatcaaGATGACATGAAAGCATGAACAGGTCTTAGACAACCCTTCAAACCAAAAGATGAGAAGCCCATAAAGATAAGAAGAACCCTTCATGAAGGCAACTTAGGAAGAGAGGGTGGTGGCTTGGTGTTGTTCAACCAAGTTTTACACCAAATAGCACAAACCCTTTGTCTGCTGCCTCTTTTTCCTTGTCATCAACATCCATTCCATTGTTACTGTTTCCTCCCACACTGATTTCCTCTCCCATATGCTCACCAATGGCATCACTTTCCCAATCGCCACGGTCTACATCTATCATGAAAAATGCACTCTCTTCAAACTCCTCTTCAATTCCACATCTATAAAAAGAGATAGTCTCTCCTCTTTTCAGTCTTTTTGCATTGACAAACTGTTTCCAGCCAGTTGTAAACACAAAGCTCTGATTGCTCTCCCAACAAGAATATCGGAAAGTCCAAGGAATGCCATCCTTATCATAGAACATTAACTGGACAGATTCCACATCACCTGTGATTGGCGGAAAGTACATCAGTGCATATTCCTTAGGGATGAGTAGCCTAGGGTGCTTGGCAACATCTCTTGGAGTTAGCGCCTTCTTAAAAAGTAGTTGATAAGAGATCCCTTGTTCACACATCGGGTCACTCGCATAGTTCATTATCAATGATTGATCTGCAATGAAAGTTGCAAGGTTGGATGAGTAAGACTTATCtttaatcattttgaaaatctcACCGATGGAGTAATAGCTCTGGAACATGATCTCTTGAGGGCTATGATCAGACCAAGGGAAGTTGAGGAATGAATCTCCTTTATGGAGCTTGAGGGCTGCTGTATCATAAGCTCTAGCTGCCTCCTCTGCAGTCGGAAATGTCCCAAGCCAGACAAGCTGGTATTGGATGGAGATCCGCGCACCCCAGTTGCCACTGTGTAGCAAAACTACCCCTCTGAACCTTGAGGAGCGATGATCATTTGGTTGACTGAGGCTGAAGCTGTTGCTCGAGAATGATCTTTCTGCCACCATGCCAGCTCTTGAGTAAGAAATAGTACTATCCATCTCCAGCTCCATGGACAAGCTTCAAGAAAAACACAATTAGAGCAAAAGGAAGGAGAAATGTGATGATTTCAAAAAGAACAGTTTAGGCTTTGCCTATTTGTAATTTGATAGaggtttttctatttaatttgtACATGCAAATTTGCACTAATTATGGTAAACCTAAGCTATAGAGACGAATCTAGAAGATTTGCGTCCGGATTTGCCGGGGTTATACTTTTTCTTATATGTACATTAGTATAAAAAGATGGAATAGGCATTAATGGGCTTTCCATTGTGACGCCTCAAAAAGAAGTAAAATGACATGTAGAAAATGTATGTCCACTGGCCGATGTTGTACTTCTAACTTACCATAAAAAACCTTCCATACAaattgaaattagaaaaaaaaaaatgaaaattcaatagTCTATCTCCATGTCTTACGAGTTAATTAATAGGCATTAATGGCCTTCCCGTTGTGAAACTACAAAATGAAGTAAAATGGCATGGTAGAAAACCTATATGTCCACCAGCAGACGCTATTACTTCTagcttagtaaaaaaaaataataataactttctaaattttttttaataaagggCTTGAATTAAAAGTGCCAAAagacagggaaaaaaaaacacatgaaatATACAAACAACGCCCAAAAAAACCTAAGCAatgaggagaagaaaaaaatcatctcCTTACTTGACAAACAACCAATCTATGAAATCAATTAAGGACAAAGTATGATCTTTTATATACACCTTAatccaattcacaaaagtatataataaaatatatttaattatttagttAGACCGCTCAACATCGTTGAAAgttcttccatttctttccaTTCATAAAGTCCACATTAAACACAAAGGGGCAGCCCTATAcaccttttcccttttttacccacaaaagagtTGTATCATCCTAGAAAATCCCTTCTAACTGAGAAATGTATAACTCATTGCACAGCGAAAAGGGAAAAGATCAAAATCCACAACATTCTAGCTTTGCCACAAAACAAGAGTAGGTGGTTAGTAATTTTCTCATCTTCTTTGCATAAGTAGCATATATTTGGGATATTCTAACCCCTCTTTTTTCAACTGGTCTATGGTCAGAATTCTGcttcaagcaaaaaaaaactcaccctcACAGGGGCCAAGACTTCCAATTGATACTCCATGGGAAAGGTTCTCTAAAAGCCCTTGTGTAGAAGTAATAAAGGGGCTTAATAGAGAATTTGTTGTACTTACTCTCTCTAGCTCATAACGTCCTCTACTTCTCTTCTCACAACCAAGGATAGTAGTTTGCGAAACAAAGCCTCCACTTTCCCCAACTCCCAATCGTATTGAAAAGCGAGGACTCCAACTAGCCAAATCCTTGTCCTCCTCCCAAGCTTCTGACACCCAaccatttttattaaatgcCAAATGAAATAAGTTAGAGAAAGCttctttcaaggttagtttctCATACCAcaaatctttccaaaacttgaCCCTTCTCCTATTCCCTACCATAAAGTGGAATCTACATCTTAATTCCTCCTATTCATTTCTGATGATTTTCCACACTCCCACACCATAACCTTCTCTTACTCCTCTCAAACACCACCCCCCATCCTTTATTCCATACTTCCTTACGATGATTTGTACTTTCCAAAGGACTCCCCTTCTATtgcaaatctccaactccacttCCTCATAGCAAGGCTTTATTTAGGGCCACAAAAGTACAGATTCCTAGGCCGCCCTCCTTCTTATCCACACAAACTAAATTCCAATTCCCCTTTTTGTTGCAAATTTCCATAACAattgaaattggaaaaaaaaaaaaaaaggagaaggcACAAAGACAACAGTCTCCATTGTCCTACAAGCTGATGGAAAAGTGAGAATTTGAAGAGCAGATGAAACGAAAAAATTGAAAGCGGAAGATAATCTATCTATTGTA
This DNA window, taken from Vitis vinifera cultivar Pinot Noir 40024 chromosome 2, ASM3070453v1, encodes the following:
- the LOC104881027 gene encoding AP2/ERF and B3 domain-containing transcription factor At1g51120-like, with product MELEMDSTISYSRAGMVAERSFSSNSFSLSQPNDHRSSRFRGVVLLHSGNWGARISIQYQLVWLGTFPTAEEAARAYDTAALKLHKGDSFLNFPWSDHSPQEIMFQSYYSIGEIFKMIKDKSYSSNLATFIADQSLIMNYASDPMCEQGISYQLLFKKALTPRDVAKHPRLLIPKEYALMYFPPITGDVESVQLMFYDKDGIPWTFRYSCWESNQSFVFTTGWKQFVNAKRLKRGETISFYRCGIEEEFEESAFFMIDVDRGDWESDAIGEHMGEEISVGGNSNNGMDVDDKEKEAADKGFVLFGVKLG
- the LOC100251690 gene encoding 1-aminocyclopropane-1-carboxylate synthase 7, with amino-acid sequence MGFCSLSTLAMADRHGEDSPYFAGWKAYDLNPYDLLYNPSGIIQMGLAENQVGTDLLEEWLEKHSDIPTWKGTLTSFKQTALYQDYHGLANFRKALANFMAEVRGRRVKIDPDMIVLTAGATAGNEILTFCIADPGEALLVPTPYYPGFDRDLRWRTGVDIIPVKCYSYNNFEVTLPALEKAYQEGLSKKQSIKAILITNPSNPLGLTISPQTLTMILDFAAEKSIHVISDEVYAGTVFSSQPFTSILEIVQSSNKYDPETVHVVYSLSKDLGLPGFRIGAIYSSNPRIITASRRMSSFSLISSQTQVLLKCLLSDSGFIAEYLATIKERLKRRHGEFKRGLKEIGIDSLEGNAGLFSWVNLRNLLVCDNWDGEMKLWRVILEEIGLNVSPGCSFHCEEPGWFRVCYGNMSEDEMNVALGRIKAFMSAGRAQEIAVLSMGKTDALAAAEGSSGVAAAACTSLGLDAGDLQPEPLAH